A stretch of DNA from Dioscorea cayenensis subsp. rotundata cultivar TDr96_F1 chromosome 4, TDr96_F1_v2_PseudoChromosome.rev07_lg8_w22 25.fasta, whole genome shotgun sequence:
CCACCGTTGGGGTGGTTCCCTAGAGGCGGGTCCTTCCTCTTCCTGCCGGCTTTCATGGCTCTCTCTGTGCCTGTGTTTCGATTGAAGAGACGTTTTGGTTTCTTGATTTAAGAGAGGGTTTTGGTTTAGGGTGCAAGTGAAGAGGAACTATGAGGGGTATCGGTATTATTATGTCCTTATTTAATTtctctgatttatttatttgtatatatatatatatatattatttttaaatttatttatttgtatatatatatatatattatttttatcaatattagcGGCTATGACGTTAAAAATAGATGTGCATAAGCCTCTCGATGGAGCAAGCTCTCATGATAATTCTTTTAAttgtttactttattttgaGTGTATCtctatgataaaattattttaaaaaaaattgattgccaagcaacaattttttattttttttttgaaaatatggataaaccacatacattaataaaaaaccAAAGATACATAAACATTTCCACTAGCTGTGGAAACAAAACGAGAAAAAACAACATAGAGAAACAACGGGTCTCCTCTTAacccaaataaaacataattactCTTCGCCGCAGACCTGATCAACCTCCAGGGTTGGAGCAACCTCCACTCTCTCATCACGAGGTCCCTCAAACTCTAAGCTGCGCCTGATGGAAGCAATAGGATCTCCAagcaatattttattttcgttaCTTTGCAcacattttattgttttttttaataaataaaataaatctgaagtattttttattattaaatattatgaatCAAGTAAATTCTCTTTCAGTTTTTTAAGAGCTAAGTAGTGTATAGCATTATTGATTTTCAAGAAGattgtacatatttttttattattttattttaattatgaattaaaaaggaaTTAAATTTTCAACTTCCTCTATGAAAGTTAAATGTTATAATTCGACTATTGTCTcagtgataaataaataattttagtattaaaattatttttttttaaaataaaataaagtaaattctTGCAGAccaatatcaatattttttaaaataaatatattttgaggaaatctttagaataacttttaaaaaaataataatagtaaaataaacCATTCTGAGATATATTAGAAAAGGTGACGttagatataaataataatgaccaaaatgattaaaaaaaaatgtatgcaaacaataacaagaaaatgGGATGCATAACTACCCCAAGGGGTGATAAGgtacaatttataaataaatatttttcaatcttttttatcataaattttgaACATTGCAATTTATAATCCTTtttaccatttattttttatttttttcatacagTTTCTCTCCAAATCTACCCTAAAACAGTGAAGAAGGCatttataaaaaagataaataaaaaataaccaaaaaaaaaaaacttatttctaTCCCTAAACTTTGGActaatacaaattgaaatttgcCTTTAAGCTATAAAATTATTCACGGTTATTGGTTGATATGTGGGCATGAAGGCTTAttataaactatataatattGGGCCAAATCTATATTGAagattattagtttaaaaaatattaatatgataaaaaaaaaattgttgtcaCGGTATACTcttaaaaaagtaattaaaaaaaaaaaaaaaatcaaagcttttCACACAATTACATGTTTTTCaaatatgtttaaacttttTCTGACATAGTAAAATATGCCATAACAGttatcattttatcatattagcACATAATGAACCTTATTAAGTTTCTCCAAACTCCATGACAATGAAGTGGTGAAAGTGTGAAACCCCAATTGAAGCCTAAAATCCGGAGGTGTAAACAAGCTGAGTTTGTTTATGTGAGCTTAACTgagttttataatttaattttcaaaatgagttattaataaaaaaaataaaccagttCTATAGGCATTATAAGCTATAACCATCCTATATGTATAATAAACACATGTatatggaattgaggttggccAAGGATTGTTGCACAAaccaatatatatttaagttcaacatttttatttatcaagGTAAAAAGAAGAAGCCAACACAACTTTGgctttgtttattaattaaaaaattatagagaaTAAAAAACTTAGTTTTTAAGTTAAAAGAGTTGTCAAGGaactgaataaaaaagaaaaacttgaaatCCAAAACTCATCTCTTGACAAACTTGTAGAAGCGACTAGGGAAGATCCATGCCTCCAAAGAAGAGAGACAAGACTAGGCTTTTGGCCAAGATGAGAACGGTTAAGAAAGATAAAGATGTGTATAAACCCGGTAGAGTAAATAAGAGCATGATTCATGGACATATGGCAGCTGGAACCACGCACACAGTCATTATTTACACTCTCATAAACATATTATTACCAATGATTCGAACTTACACCATTTGTTAATAGTTCTAATGGGACCCAGCTACCAATATGCTACTTAGTTATCGGTCAAGAATAGATTCCATTAACCAAAAACAACCAAGTAATCTGCGGATAAATTATCATCGATAGATATaagctttaattttttaattttttttacaaatgggCCGAGCGCTATATACATCAAAGATGTGCGTACAACATACGGGCTAGGAATTAACATCCAACTTGCAAACTCTCAACTGGGGATGAAGGGGTAATCCATTAccattgttgtttttaataagTCTTGaactcaaaaatttttaattacccCATACTCATTTTTCGTTTTAAAATCAAGAAACATTAGGCTTTGACGAATTTGGCATTAGCTTTGATTTCAGCCTTGATAAGCAGTTCAAAAAGAGATTTATGTTTCTAATCACATCAAAACGTCTCCAAACAATTCAATCATAAGAGTGATATAACATATCAATAAGGTATGCGCAGAGTTACATAAGACCCCGTCAAGCTTTAAGTTCCGTCCACGGTAATACTCCGATGTGACCCGCGCATGGCAGCAACCTCAGCTTGTATGGAAGATTCCTCCATGATGGTGATAcatcttttaaatataattataataataataataataataataatagtttttaaaattagctGTAATGACAAATTTAAGACAACTAGTGCAAGAATTTTTCACCCAAAAGGCATCAAGAATTTTGTCCCCACAACTTGTGGTAGCTTTATGGTCCTGTTTTTGCTCTGTGTATTTGTGTGAAGTTTTGTGAGTGTTTGTGCtggttttctattttaattgaagtggtttatttatttattttaaaaaaataaaaataaaaaataaaaataaagtgaaaGGAGTGGCTGAAGTAAGAAGATCTCCTTCACTTTCAAGTGAGTTTTCCTTCCTAAGTTGTTCATGGTATGTTGAAATCCTAGTTAAAATAAcccttaaaaaatataatttataatttctaaaaatataattacttcTTGCTTTCTGCAAGAACTAAAAGCACAAGATGTTAAGGAGATCTCTGAAAAACTGGTCTCCAGGCAGGGAGTGATAATGCTTGATTAGCTTATCCAAAACTCCAACAATTCTGACTCATTTAATAGTCATGGTCTAAGTGctagaaaaaaacaattgagAAAGCAATCATGGTCCAAGACTGTTTTATTAGTACAATGGATGCCATTGAGTGCTAAGTACCATCTCCAAAAATATCAAGATGCAAATTTCGGAAATACTGAAAACAATGATGTCTATGTATAGTGGTAAAGCTTTTACCAAATGGGTTAAATACTACTTTTCCAACCAAACAAGAGAGTATATATgtgcttttatatatttttatataaatttaattcttaaaataaacatttttaatgatcaattacaaatacatatttattattattattttaagggtaaaatttaaatttaaaatatttaatttttattgatattaattaagttaataggtttaaataatttttttttcattcaatacaatatatatatatatatatatatataaatccctTGACTAATGTTTTAAAGTACTCTATCAACCATCACTACAATGTACAATCCTAAAACAAAGAACTCCagtagaaatattttaaaaaaaattattgaaataccCTAACCTTTCAAGCTAACGATGCGGTTCGATTCTTACTACTGctttaaatttcttatatacTTATGTCATCAATTTGAATATGtatccttaattttttattttataaaaataaataaatttgtgtgcaatcattaaaaaaaaagaaaaaaaagagagtgcCTATATTTCACGGAGTTGGTAAAGAAGGAAATAATCtttatatcaaaatgaaagATTTTAGAGTCGTgattaatgaaaaacaaaatattgtaGATTCAAAAGTGGCTCTagttgtaattaaaattttgatttttttttaattaaaagaataatgaCTCATCATTCATCAATAAGAGATAACTTTATGATAAAAAACTCAATTTGAGGTGTCGAAGGTAAAGTTTCAGCTCAACATATCGTGAGTTTACATTTTCATCcttctaaataaaattaagtcTATCATGTagacaaatatttataaatggcTTTGTCATAATTCTTTGCTGATAacctcaatttttatttaatagtgCATCTCAATTGTATTCATTGGTAAATATGGATGGGTTCAATTAAGATTTAGTTTTCCATAATGCTAAGCTCTCCGTTGTATTGCTCTTTTCAAGTGTGATTGTTCcccctttttctcatcttttcatgAAGGTCTAAATTGGATAcagaataattttatattttgtgtacTCTAAAACAATATAACCTagatattttttgtttgttcataaaattttttcaaatcttGTGATATTAATTTTAAGTCTATAATTTTGAAAGTAAAATTTTTTCCAAACATTATATACAATTCTTCAATTCTTCATATTGGTTCTTCTATTAACAAATTTAGGTATCCAAATGTGAAATATGGAAGATCCCTTGTATAGATAACATACATCAAATTGATTGAGTGAGTCTAATTCTAAATTGTCTTGCTATCAAAACCAAGTTGTTCATAGTCAGCATATTCGTCCTAGGCTAATAATATTCAAGAcaaaaatgtattaaaaaaacaaaccgATATCCTTAGTCATCAttatatcttaaatttaaaattaaaattattgatatatatgaGATAAGCCATGAGTCACATCAGCATATTGTCACATCAACACAGGTCATTATTTAATGAGTCCAATAAAATGGAGTACAACAATATAttactaaatttattaatttaatatcaatTCAATAGAGAGGCTCAGCCAGCTTTCATATGTCCAAAGTGTGGATAAGAAGGttaattaaaactgaaaaaataaaggCATGTTTGGTGGCCAAACCATAATAAACAATAGCTTGCAGCATGGAATGCGTGTGCCTGTGTGCGCGCTTGTGCGGTGAGCGTGCAAGCGTGCGTGTGGAGAGGCATGGCCCACTCGGTCACGGATAGTGAGTGTCGTGCCGGACCGGACCTAACCCGTTGGCGCTGGTGACTTACACGAAACGCACTTGCCTGGCAACTTCTCCCTTATCTCTTTGAGCTCCCTTGAAAACGACTTCCTCaccctctatttttttattgtaattatgtTTTGGCCCCTCATTTATgggaaattattttatttagatttctCTGCCATGTTTTTGGGAGCCTGTTTTATTGTCCTGCACAGTCATCTTTTATGGCGAAAcagaggagaaaaaaaaactgtagTTATTTACTTTAGTAAGACAGTTTACATTTGTGTTATAATGCGTTGAGcctcataattatatatttataccgtatttagtattttttaaaaagagagcTTAAAAcaaacaccaataaaaatatattgaaattgttttaaaaatttctacaaatttcattaatttataaatcatCCAGCCAAATTTGGGtattctcaaatttttttttattcataaaagtttgttttttcagtctttttgtcataaatataattgatgttgacggaaaatattttcaatatcaaaCGAATATATCagatattaaatatcaaaaataaatattaaataaaaatataataaattaagtgaaaatttatatgattacaaataaacacacaatattaaataaaaaaatatatttattaagtaAAAAATGCACattataagataaaaataaactgATAGAATGAGtaaaaattcaaatgtcaaaTAATCGGTAAAAGtggtttttaaacttttaaaacttataattttttttaaaaatatatgtgaatcatatgttaaaaaaatagtagaaattttttaaaaaatatagattatttttctttttgttttataatggaTCGTTACTGATTGATGGCAGTGAATAACAATAATTTGTCTAAGAAAAGACAATGTAATTATGAGATTTTACCAAGGGTAtaagtaagtaaataaataaagataaaaaaaaaagattataaaatgtCATGGACAGTCATCTCCATTTGGCAAATGGCAACCTCCTccaaaggaaagaaagaaagaaagaaagaaagaacagaacagaacagagattaaattaaaaaaacaggaaaagaagaagagagaggtAAGGGAAAGGGCAATCAATACCAGTAGGATGATGGATCTTTAGaggaaacaaacaaaacattgCTCCGTCATCCACCACTCCAAGATTCCAAGTgtcttcttctatttcttcccCCACTTTCACTTCTCATCCCATTCCCCAAATTGCCTTCCTTCATGGTGGTGAGGAGTCAGTGTGcccactcctcctcctcctcctcctcattaTACTCTTCTCTCACCATGCTGATGGACGCTGGCGCTCATGAACCCACCTCCATCATCGCCTCCATCTCCGTCTCCAAGCTCATTGAAGCGGTGGCGACTGCCGTGAGGTACTGCTCCAAGGATTCAGTCTCCTCGAGGACCAGTGCTGCTGCCCTAGTTCCTTCCTTCATTGGAGAACCAAGCGCATGATCTgctgctcttcttcttcttcttcttctgctctccttctctctctctctctctctctgtctcgtTTGATACCCTGTGTTCGCTTCGTTGTGATCTTCTGGTTGTTCAGCATGTCTTCCTTGATGGCTTCGACGGTGGCAGGGCGATCTCTTCTCAGGTACTTACGCTTGTTTTCTCTTaactctctctctatctctctgtCTCTCCGTGTGTGTCTTTCTTTCTCGCTCGCTGTTGGTCTATGATTGAGTGAAATTTCTTGAGAGATGGGAGGGATTAGAGCGATTAGAGCAAGGGGATGTGCTTCGGTGCTACCACACCGTTTGTTGTTACCATCAGGTATGATGGTGGGAAGAAGGCGTGGAGGGCCCGGGCGGAGAGATGGAGCCATCCCACGTCTAGGGCTGCCCACACTCTGTGCAGTCTCGCGACGGTGCCGAAGGATCCCAAACTCGAGGTCTGTTCCCTTGCACATCACCCTTCGCTGACCATCGTCAGCTGCTGGTTGGATATGCGCTGCTGCTGAACGATTCTTCATCTCCTTTCCCCATGTCTTTTTTTCTCTCCTGGTGgtatttgttctttgtttttctcgGTTTGATGGagtttttcttgtgttttttctgCCTTTTCTTTGAGGATGTAGATTCAGAAGGCTGCGAGGCAAAGGTTTGTTCGGGAGATTTCCTTTAAGTCCAAGGACAAAGATGTGTCGCTGGCCAAGGTTTGTATAAACACCATTTCTCAGTCTGCACATTCTGCTTCAATACAATGCAATGACAACATATGACACTGGACCTTCTGCTGTGTGGCATCACGTATTGGTCACTACTCCTTATTGTGATAAATCCTGAATTGATTGACTTTAGGGTGATTAGCCTTCACAATACTGCTTTGTGGTAAGAGTATTTTCTAGGGAAATTCTTGTGGTTGTGCACCATGGGGGAATTTGTTACGTCTTTCAATTTGTTAATTGTAAGTTTTGTGTCAGGTTTCCTTTTGTCACTAGCTTATGAAATCTGAATTCtgctttgtttggttgataaTGTCAAGTGATCATCGTTTCCGTTGGTTCTTTctatatatggtttttttttttttataacatttctAATGGTTGGGCAGCATGTTGTCTATCATTTAAAGTAGCTGCACTGTTCACCTGGTCCTTTTGCTTATCTAATTGTTCATCAAAGTGTGTTGATTTGGATAGATTGGCACCTAGCTTGCAAACGTTTGACAATATGCTTTATTGGATTGAATACCAACCAATAAATGTACAAATGAAAAAATATCGCTGGTTATGTTTGGTTGTATCTTATTTTGTTTCTATCTGAGCTTGTTCCAAcagtgtttttgttgtttttatttttgttcttgtttttgtttttataaatgcTTGCGTCTTTTGAATGTGCTGATATTTTgctcttccttttctttttttcctgtAATGTGTTCCAGGCCCTGCTGTATGTTGCAGCTGAGGATGAAGCTTTTATTTCATATAGTCGGGATATGGATGCGCAGGCATTTGCAAGGGAAAGGGAGGATGCTCCCATTCCATTTAAGGCTCAATTAGAAGTTGATAGTGTGGAAGAATTCCCCTTAGCTGGAAAGACAATATCTGGGTGGTTGGATGAGTTAGAGATGATAGCGAAAGAAGTACAAGCAGAGTTGGTCTCAAGGGACATAGGCTGCCATTTGGTTGAAGTGTTGAAGGCTGTGAATGTTGTTCTTTTTGAATCAAGAGATTTCAAAAGATTCCATGCGCTTACTGAACCAAAGTTTTGTCACCTGCATACAGCCCTTAGCTCTGGTTGCGGCAGTGGTATACTTTAATCCATTCTTATTTTGATGAGTTGTAACTCATGGTGCTATACCTGTGAACTGCCTGTTATAGCTGTTCACTATCATGCTATTTTCTGCCCAGTTGCTCCAATTATAATTCATTCTTCCATATTGGCAGCTATCCTCCTTAGCATCATCTACATTGAAATATGTCAAAGGCTTGGTATTACTATTGTGGGTTCTTGTGTTGGTGAAGACTTCTTGATTTGGCCTGATTCAGGGAACCTGGAGGTAGGTCTACCTTTAGATGAACTATTTCTAATGAATATTGCTGCTCTCTTATGTTTATCCACAACAAAGCGGATCCAAACTTTCTGACGATGGTTCTTcttttaaatatgtaaaattttcTGGCAATCCTTATGACATGGTGCGTATTTGCTGTCTTTGTTCAGTAGTATCTGCAATATTTATGCCAGTTTGTGTCTATTAGTACCTGAACTGATTTCCTAGGAATGTGAATTTAATCTGAACTTGGATCCTTTGATCTGTGTGAATATTTTATGCCAATTCTTCATGTTGTGTTCATGACGATTGTTCTAGCTTCACATTTTGACTATTAATGCCATTGAATTTGTTACAACTTTATGGTTTATCATCTGGCTCACTATGTTATAAACAAAGTCTTCTCATTTCTAGTCATCGGGTAATTTTAAACTCCTAATCATATCACGCCATCATATCATTTCCTTCTGGTGGCAGCTTATTTCCTTGCTTAATCACTTAAGTTGCTTATTTGCCTAGTATAGAATGATTGATGACTCTTCTCATTTGCAGGAACTTTTCAAGGTTAGCTCAGGGCACAGCCTGTTTGCCATTATTAATGGTAAATGCGTAGAGAATCCTAGATCAAAGGCTTCAGATCTGGATGGGAGATCTCTTCTGCAACTTGATATTGCAACTAATAGAGATATTATTGGGATTGCGCTAGCTAATCTGATTGTAAGTTAAAGCATATAATGACTTAACTAGGCAAATGATTTTGTCTTCAAGTCTTATCCTGCTATATCTGAAACCTTATGTTTCCCctttaataatagaggcttcaCTGGAAGAGGGCTTCGAGATCAACTCACGGATTAATGCTGACTTCTCCCTTGAGATCGATTCATGGCAGTGGTAAACCAAACACCGCAGAGAGTTCAATGGCTCCTTTGTTACGCCCTCGAGATCTGAGGTACCACCACCAACTTGGTCCTTATTACTATGATACTGCTAAAAATAGTGAAAAACATGCTTACCTTAGAAAATAAAGGATGTATTTTGAAAGATTGTAAAAGAATCATTAAAGGCATATGTCATGATATATCCTGTTGGGCATTGAATCATCAACCAAGCCCACATAAATGAGCACCCAAAAAGATGAACAATCATTTGTTGTTGTAGCCATTCTAAAGTTTCTACAATCCATGATGCCATGGATATTTCATTGCCCATATATCATAACATCAAATAGATGTCCATTAGCTTCCTTTTTCTAGCCATCTGATAAAATTGTGCATAGCATTCCCTAGCTTTCCATGTTTCCAGACATACTGTCTGTGATCTAAATTAAATGGTGTCATCTTGTTATGAATAAACAATGGTAAAAGTTGctgattttttaatttgaaatcatcttgtaAGATATTGACCTATTGTTTGCATATTTCATGGAAATTTGTTGATATAGTCAGATTAAAATTACAAACTCCACCCCGCATTGTTCACAAAACTTGGGGTCTTCTAAGGATATGAGAAGACGATCAAAATGTAGTGTTTTTATCTGGTCATCTTTGCCTTGGTTGTTTGCGTTCATAAGGCTAATTAGAGCACATTCATGATTCAACTCATGCTTCTTTCTTTAAAGAACATTAGAACATTAGAC
This window harbors:
- the LOC120259532 gene encoding uncharacterized protein LOC120259532, which gives rise to MICCSSSSSSSALLLSLSLSLSRLIPCVRFVVIFWLFSMSSLMASTVAGRSLLRYDGGKKAWRARAERWSHPTSRAAHTLCSLATVPKDPKLEIQKAARQRFVREISFKSKDKDVSLAKALLYVAAEDEAFISYSRDMDAQAFAREREDAPIPFKAQLEVDSVEEFPLAGKTISGWLDELEMIAKEVQAELVSRDIGCHLVEVLKAVNVVLFESRDFKRFHALTEPKFCHLHTALSSGCGSAILLSIIYIEICQRLGITIVGSCVGEDFLIWPDSGNLEELFKVSSGHSLFAIINGKCVENPRSKASDLDGRSLLQLDIATNRDIIGIALANLIRLHWKRASRSTHGLMLTSPLRSIHGSGKPNTAESSMAPLLRPRDLRLAIMASERLLILQPHNWSLRRDLGMLLYYSKRYGEAVQELSICMAFAPVEEAEVLEPFVEKLHLLRFEQSWNSQEQTGSLMVP